One segment of Balaenoptera ricei isolate mBalRic1 chromosome 8, mBalRic1.hap2, whole genome shotgun sequence DNA contains the following:
- the THRSP gene encoding LOW QUALITY PROTEIN: thyroid hormone-inducible hepatic protein (The sequence of the model RefSeq protein was modified relative to this genomic sequence to represent the inferred CDS: substituted 3 bases at 3 genomic stop codons), with protein sequence MEAKATMQMLTKCYRRNCLLTVMDQYSAMVCNMKQLVMIPSLLWDVXLSVHGRQAXAGAPYLYNYFTMLKAICVDVEHGLLPWEEWKAKVAGGKADEAENEAAEPEEAEEERVLGQLDLEAXFHLHFSSLPHILTHLTLKAEEVTRKYQEIMGQPIEASDSRKAYST encoded by the exons ATGGAAGCTAAAGCCACCATGCAGATGCTGACCAAGTGCTACCGCAGGAACTGCCTGCTGACTGTCATGGACCAGTACTCGGCCATGGTGTGCAACATGAAACAGCTGGTGATGATCCCCAGCCTTCTGTGGGATGTGTAGCTGAGTGTTCATGGACGCCAGGCCTAGGCAGGGGCTCCCTATCTCTACAACTACTTCACCATGCTCAAGGCCATCTGCGTGGATGTGGAACATGGGCTGCTGCCCTGGGAGGAGTGGAAAGCCAAGGTGGCAGGTGGCAAAGCCGACGAGGCTGAGAATGAAGCTGCAGAGCCAGAGGAGGCCGAGGAGGAGAGGGTCTTGGGGCAGCTGGACCTGGAAGCCTAGTTCCACCTGCACTTCTCCAGCCTTCCTCATATCCTCACCCACCTTACCCTGAAAGCCGAGGAGGTGACGAGGAAATACCAGGAGATAATGGGACAGCCCATAGAGGCCTCGGACTCTAGGAAAG CTTACTCCACATGA